The following proteins are encoded in a genomic region of Tachysurus fulvidraco isolate hzauxx_2018 chromosome 22, HZAU_PFXX_2.0, whole genome shotgun sequence:
- the mrpl37 gene encoding 39S ribosomal protein L37, mitochondrial: MFSATVHSAALSGRMKLSGQRCLSLRKSLPRNKPRDVPEIKGLERITYRERKHYVPGLAKPVFPDWEKDWHDPGRYRSPVAENMELYKETPCYIYTQRTNPLEGVRQALWLTKTKLIPGLPAQLLALAEDPAKHLKDQDERVQDAIRHARFWDTNEARPPKERYCPSLLHNLLHLCRGLQVSHPALSRRMLAESYSLSASWTRGDDQFQVRGQNGFLLSSMTPLPAVALDEEIRSTSDHVLETFYPISPTIDLQCTNVYQLQNHTGFREDYPYPHAHTLFVTEAGDAPKLQPEQLRAKLVMFAFGNALARAHALYGNESRVLEKPVVVQSVGTNGRLFQFVVFQLNTTDLGSDSGVKNLVWVDTDQQLYDFAKVRPYIKKKVVKVPAGLSGYRPETFKKFLALYLHGATN, encoded by the exons ATGTTTAGTGCTACTGTACACAGTGCTGCTCTCTCAGGGAGGATGAAGCTCTCAGGTCAacgctgtctgtctctcaggaaAAGTCTCCCCCGTAATAAACCCCGAGATGTCCCAGAGATAAAGGGACTGGAGCGCATCACCTACAGAGAGAGGAAGCATTATGTTCCCGGTTTGGCGAAGCCCGTGTTCCCGGACTGGGAGAAGGACTGGCACGATCCGGGAAGGTACAGAAGTCCTGTGGCAGAGAACATGGAGCTGTACAAGGAGACACCGTgttatatttatacacagagAACCAACCCtctggaag GTGTGAGACAGGCGTTGTGGCTCACTAAGACTAAACTCATCCCAGGTTTACCTGCTCAGCTGCTGGCGTTAGCAGAGGATCCAGCAAAACATCTAAAGGATCAGGATGAACGAGTGCAGGACGCGATCAGACACGCTCGCTTCTGGGACACTAACGAAGCTCGACCTCCTAAAGAGCGATACTG TCCGTCTCTCTTACACAACCTGCTCCACCTGTGCCGAGGACTCCAGGTCTCTCATCCGGCGCTCTCACGCAGAATGCTGGCGGAGAGCTACAGCCTGTCAGCCAGCTGGACCAGAG GTGACGACCAGTTCCAGGTGCGAGGGCAGAACGGCTTCCTGCTGAGCAGCATGACTCCACTTCCTGCTGTGGCTTTAGATGAGGAGATTCGCTCCACATCTGATCATGTCCTGGAGACCTTCTACCCCATCTCCCCCACCATCGACCTGCAGTGTACCAACGTCTACCAGCTCCAAAACCACACCG gtttcaGAGAGGATTACCCGTAccctcacgctcacacactcttcGTAACGGAGGCTGGAGATGCTCCTAAACTGCAACCCGAGCAGCTGAGAGCTAAGCTGGTGATGTTTGCATTCGGGAACGCCCTCGCTCGCGCCCACGCGCTATACGGA AACGAGTCCAGGGTTCTGGAGAAGCCGGTCGTCGTGCAGAGCGTCGGCACCAACGGCCGTCTCTTCCAGTTCGTGGTTTTCCAGCTGAACACGACAGACCTGGGTTCAGACAGTGGCGTGAAGAACCTGGTGTGGGTCGACACCGATCAGCAGCTCTACGACTTCGCCAAGGTCCGGCCTTACATCAAGAAGAAGGTGGTGAAG GTTCCTGCTGGTTTGTCTGGATACCGACCGGAAACCTTCAAGAAATTCCTGGCGCTTTATCTGCACGGAGCCACAAACTGA